One Pectinophora gossypiella unplaced genomic scaffold, ilPecGoss1.1 Pgos_32, whole genome shotgun sequence genomic window, tttactttgaaatacttcattgggcgctcatcttctcgattgccctttgaactttcacttaaagaaccagctattgagctcgtatcgtcgtctttaatatgattgggttcttccaatctagcagttagtacgcgagtgtcgttgtgtgtcgtacttctttttccttctcgccctgaagacgcgtcacagcctttggcgaggtcgcggcctcctgaggttctgtgaaccccactaccctctgacgtggctctactgccagtttctcgtccattctgactgccagtctcgaaattatgactcaaacgttccactaataccacagggaagtatgcgtgtaaatctgaaatgagcaaagtgttttcatacaataccaacaattacgagcagaccaaagaacttacaattacaaaaaacaccctcacacacatcgcacaccctcatacatacacacgaactagcacggaaaatatattaaaatagtggagaacataaagccggagctaacagacttctaaaataatagtaattgcatcttgtattagaactccgctcaaactgttatggatattattgtgtcaatgggagatagctggtacttatagcataggttgtacctattgtaccagcagtgctaaaattttgattttgttactattagttatgtacacgaacgtacagaaaacacttatacatgttaattgattttttgacactaagctacaagtgatgtatagttcataagttgcaaagaaagctgataaaattatctataagtatGTCGGGTCGTAATCCCTACATATATGTTGCGTTGTTAGGTTCCGGAAAGGAAAGGCACGTGCGTTTAGATTGAGTGTTTAATTGTCACTAGTTTGCGTAATTTACAATATATATGAAAAGATATGTCagcgtaaaataataatgtgcgAGTTCGCTCGTACATGCTGCCGAAATTTAAGAAAAGAACGAAATACAATAAATCATCAAAATTAAGGAGTAGTTTGTTTATTGACACGCCTAGTAGACTGTCGTTCCACAGGTTTCATCGCAGGTGGTTCCCGTTTTACTTCAGTTTTCTGCAGCTCAATTACTTCGATCTTGTGAGTCTTGGATTTCTTCATTTTGCAATATAACCCAAGACTtacagtgatgatgatgataactaaCACAATAAATCCGTATAATGTGTAGTGATGTACGTCATGGGAAAGTTGAAGTGTGTTGAGATTGTCTTGTGTTTTCTTTACTGTATGAATTTGTTCTTGTATGACTCTTAACTGTTTATCGTGGGTTTCAGGCGTATAAGTGAAGTTAATTTCCTTCAGTATGTGGTTAACTTCCGACTCAGGCCAATAAATCTCATCATCATTGTTTAGTATAACCTCTGATCGATAAGTTTTCGACGAATGTATTACGATGTTATCTCCCTTCAGCATGCAGCCGAGCCTTATCTTTATAATACCGGCACCATGCAGTGTTTCAGTTTTCACCGTATCGTCCGGGCAAAAAATGCGTACAGCGCATTCCTGACAACATTTATGAACAGCCAGTCGGCGCGGCTGTGTAACATGATCCACTCATCGCGACAACTCGATACAACGGTGCCTCAATTAGAtaagtttttattgtttatgatTTGTGACTCACAAAGTGTAGATCGTTCCTTAGAAGttgtatgtataggtaggttTAGCCGACATAATAGTTTGTTGTCTTTGAATGATATGCATCCTGAATGTACCTCTTCTTCATTTAGCGGTATGATCATGTCCTTCTTGAGATTTAAAGCGGAATACTTGGCTGTTGGTTTGATAAATGCGGCCTCGTTCAGGTTGATAATCGGAATAGGTATTACTCGATTCAGTTCAAAAGGCTCACTGTTGATCAGGGGCAGCTTTATCTCAAATATCAAGAAGTCTGTAAGTCGTACATGCACTCTTGAAAGTTTATACATTTCGCGAATGCAGTCTTGTTGACTACTGATACATGGCAGCGTGACGTCATTTGGGATCTGAGCTGTgataatgttaagttggttttcAAACTCTTCTGGGTTTAATAAATGAGTGTCCAAATGACCGCTTCGTACATCTGTTACCAGATCAAGTAGTTGCTGTTGTAAGCGTCTTAAATTGTCGATAATCAAGTTGGCTGTAAGGGCTGCTGCAGTAATGTGCATAGCCTTCCTTTGTTCACCCTGGATTAGGTTGTTCAAGTCAGACATTTGTTCACTAATGCTTGAGAACTGTTTGACCATCATCTCTTCGTTTCGTTTTATAATGTTGTGTTCTCCCTCAATAATCGAAGTGTGCTGTTTATATAAGTTGAGTAGAGCTCTCATTGGTTTGAATCGTTTTAATGTCTTCATCATATTTGGAGGCGAATCGTTCGTCGAGCACACCGAATAACGAGTTAGCCACGTAGCCCACCCCGTCAATGAGACCTCTTCTATATCGTCTGCCATGCTCGGTTTTCAGAATCGTGCTGTAATGTTGAAGCTCCTTTACTTCATGTCTTAACTGAGATGTCAACGGTTTGAAGGCCGGTTCGTCCTTACTCAAGTCATCCAACATGGTTACATGGTACTCGATGTTTGTTAAACTATGCCAGTAAATAGATAAGTTGTAATAAATGACCATTTTCCACTCGTCTTGTATCAGTTGCATATCAGCAACCTTATCAAAGTAAAGCGGTTGATTGTGATTTAGGGTTGTCACTTCCATTTTCCGTGGTATTTCTTTTGCGGTTACAGAGATGCAGAATGttgttaataatatgtataagatATTATATAAGTTGCTGAATGTTCCCGtgtttgttttaggtttacgttGTTTTTGTTGATTGTTGGCGTTTTGTGCTTCATCTTTGTCTTGACTGtgattaatgtttgttttttgtgtttCAGGTTCCTGTGAGTCAATGGGCAATCGGATCAGTTTGCTGGTCGGACGCTTGACTCCATCACTGTTTTTAGTTTTCAGAGTTACCACGCGCACATGGCCATCATTACCAGGATGAGTCAGAATGACCCTGCCCAGCAGCCAACGAGCTGGCGGTACATGATCCTCCTTGATGATCACGAGATCACCGACTTGGAAATCCTTTCCAGCGTAATGCCATTTGCTTCGTGTTTGTAAGGATTGAAGATATTCTGCGGACCACCTTCGCCAGAAATCTTTATGCATTTTTTCCGTGAGCTTCCAGCGTGTTCCCAGGCTAATGTTTTCTACCTCTTCCGAAAGCGGAGGGGCTAATGTTTGGTCTCCAGTTAGGAAATGTCCAGGTGTGAGACAGTCCAAATCTTCAATGCTGTTTGTTAACGCGACTAGGGGCCGCGAGTTAATACAAAACTCAATTTGTGTTAATAGAGTAGCGAACTCTTCGAATGTTAACTTCTGCTCCCCTAACACCCTCTTCAAATGATGTTTCATTCGTTTAACTGCTGCTTCCCACAAACCGCCTGCTGTTGGCCATGAAGGAGCGTTAAAATGCCATTCGACGCCGCAGTTCGTGAGGTCTTCCATAACTTCCGAAGGTAAGTAATGTTTTAAAGCTTCTGTCTGTTCTCGTTTCAGGCTGTGGGCAGCTCCAACGAAATTGGTGCCACAGTCACTGTACATGTGTTTTGGAGTTCCACGACGAGCACACAGTCGTTTGAAAGCAGCCAAAAATGTTATAGAGCTTTGATCAGATACCAGCTCTATATGAACGGCCTTGGTAGACATGCAAATGAAGATCACTATGTACCCCTTGGTTGTTGCTATGCCTCTGCCTTTGTTAGATTTTACATCCACAGGTCCGGCCAAATCTACCCCGGTATGTGTGAAGGGGCGTGATGGCGTGACGCGGGGTCTTGGCAGGTCAGCCATTATCTGGTTTTTACTGAGAGCTCCAAAGCGCAGGCACTTGATGCATttgtgtagttcttttttgACAGCCGTCATGCCGCCAAGCGGCCAGTATTGGTTCCGCAGGTAAGTTAGTGTAAGCCTTGCCCCACCATGCAAGGTCATTTTGTGTGCCCAGTCAATCAGGAGAGTACCCAATCGATCCTTACTAGGTATGATCATAGGATGTTTGTTTTGCTCTTCCAGGTTTGAAAGGGTAATTCTGCCGCCGACTCTCAATATGCCGTGCTGATCAATCCAAGGATTCAAGTTCAACAGTGGACTTTTCCGTGGTAGTTTATTTTCGTTAGAAAGTTGTTCAAATTCTTTGTTGAAATGTTTGTGTTGCACAGCCCTGATAATAAAGTATTGCGCGTTTCGGATTTCATTCACATTCAAGTTCgatgtagttttattatttttgttccgTAGATTATGAATGAAACGTAATACCCAAGACAGTATGCGCGTCACCTTCCCCACAGAGCTGTGATTGTTTAGAAGGGACTCGACGAGCGTTGGTTGGGAGTTAGAGTTGATAGTGAAAACCTTTGGTTTTTTCTCTTCATCCGTGACAGGTTCATATGTCATCGTTGGTTGGTGTTCCATGTTGATGGTTTTGAGCCATTTCGGACCTTCCCACCATAAGTCATGTTTAAGCACCTGAGAAGGCAATAGTCCTCGGCTAGCGCAGTCCGCGGCATTGTCCTCTGACTTCACGTGTCTCCAGCAATGTGATGGCATGACATCTTTAATCTCAGTCACTCGGTTGGCAACAAACGTTTTCCAACGTCCAATTTCTCCCTGCAACCAACCCAGAACTACCATTGAATCGGTCCACCCATGTATTGTAATTGTTCCTGTCTGAATGTTTATTGTGTCTATGACTTTTTTCATTAGTTTAGCGAGCAATAATGCACC contains:
- the LOC126380961 gene encoding uncharacterized protein LOC126380961, whose translation is MRCLLDQGSQINLITEDAAQRLGLERCNQSSSVFGIGTSATQSKGAVQLVCESRYNNYTFITNALVMPKVIGLLPNFTFEKQPWSHLHNLNLADPEFNISKPVDVLLDATVYAEIIMDGILRGSNNAPIAQQTRLGWILTGNVRTFNCHAVLNNLEEISQYWEMEEITQHNSNMTPAEEYCEDLYQRTTTRRSDGRYEVKLPMKPNFEEHLPSLRPQAVAQFKQLERKFVGDTSLSENYKKFMAEYEQLNHMKLCTIPRDPSCYLPHHGVIRLDSLTTKLRTVFNASCKAKTGYSLNELMEGGPNLQKDLQAMILLWRKFEFVYTADIEKFYRQILVQEQDQHLQKIVWRESTSQPISDYQLCTVTYGTKAAPYLAMRTIAQLVQDDGHKYPLATDILNKQLYVDDLLGGCNNIQEAKEAQQQIINILIGGGFKLRKWDSNNNQLLEHLPNDVISQNMFDFKHAETNKTLGLSWNPRTDQFTFLSVIQTRDEMRPTTKRTLLSSISKIFDPLGWLSPITIKGKLLFQKVWAINLAWDDVLPEEVQQEWNTLQEDIHNIADIKIPRWMGDTNKPIELHGFCDASEKAYACVIYCKSVTNDNKHIVKLVAGKTKLSPLNKTMSLPRLELCGALLLAKLMKKVIDTINIQTGTITIHGWTDSMVVLGWLQGEIGRWKTFVANRVTEIKDVMPSHCWRHVKSEDNAADCASRGLLPSQVLKHDLWWEGPKWLKTINMEHQPTMTYEPVTDEEKKPKVFTINSNSQPTLVESLLNNHSSVGKVTRILSWVLRFIHNLRNKNNKTTSNLNVNEIRNAQYFIIRAVQHKHFNKEFEQLSNENKLPRKSPLLNLNPWIDQHGILRVGGRITLSNLEEQNKHPMIIPSKDRLGTLLIDWAHKMTLHGGARLTLTYLRNQYWPLGGMTAVKKELHKCIKCLRFGALSKNQIMADLPRPRVTPSRPFTHTGVDLAGPVDVKSNKGRGIATTKGYIVIFICMSTKAVHIELVSDQSSITFLAAFKRLCARRGTPKHMYSDCGTNFVGAAHSLKREQTEALKHYLPSEVMEDLTNCGVEWHFNAPSWPTAGGLWEAAVKRMKHHLKRVLGEQKLTFEEFATLLTQIEFCINSRPLVALTNSIEDLDCLTPGHFLTGDQTLAPPLSEEVENISLGTRWKLTEKMHKDFWRRWSAEYLQSLQTRSKWHYAGKDFQVGDLVIIKEDHVPPARWLLGRVILTHPGNDGHVRVVTLKTKNSDGVKRPTSKLIRLPIDSQEPETQKTNINHSQDKDEAQNANNQQKQRKPKTNTGTFSNLYNILYILLTTFCISVTAKEIPRKMEVTTLNHNQPLYFDKVADMQLIQDEWKMVIYYNLSIYWHSLTNIEYHVTMLDDLSKDEPAFKPLTSQLRHEVKELQHYSTILKTEHGRRYRRGLIDGVGYVANSLFGVLDERFASKYDEDIKTIQTNESSTQLI